In Synechococcales cyanobacterium T60_A2020_003, the following are encoded in one genomic region:
- the mscL gene encoding large conductance mechanosensitive channel protein MscL: MVSRQTREQATGGVTGFMRDFRDFIMRGNVVDLAVAVVIGGAFGAIITSLIEDIITPLILNPALQAAGVDDIASLSANDIKYGLFLSAVINFLVIAFVLFLIIRAFEKAKRMAEVEAAEAEAEAVEPRIEEKLNTTLEKLTGVIESKM, encoded by the coding sequence ATGGTTAGCAGGCAAACTCGTGAGCAGGCGACCGGGGGCGTTACGGGGTTCATGCGCGACTTTAGAGACTTTATCATGCGCGGCAATGTTGTTGATCTGGCCGTTGCGGTGGTGATTGGTGGGGCATTTGGTGCGATCATAACTTCGTTAATTGAAGACATTATCACGCCGCTGATTCTGAATCCTGCGCTTCAAGCCGCTGGTGTGGATGACATTGCCAGCCTCTCGGCCAACGACATCAAGTATGGCCTCTTTTTATCCGCCGTAATCAACTTCCTGGTGATTGCGTTTGTGCTGTTTCTCATTATTCGCGCCTTTGAAAAAGCGAAACGGATGGCGGAGGTGGAAGCTGCTGAAGCAGAGGCAGAAGCGGTGGAACCGAGGATCGAGGAGAAGCTCAACACAACGCTGGAAAAACTGACAGGTGTGATCGAGAGCAAGATGTAG
- a CDS encoding TIGR03279 family radical SAM protein, giving the protein MSERSIRPARISCVLPGSIAEEIGFEPGDAIVSINGEIPRDLIDYRYLCADEYLELDVLDAKGRSHHVEIKKEYDEDLGLEFETALFDGLIQCNNRCPFCFIDQQPPGMRDTLYLKDDDYRLSFLYGSYLTLTNLTTREFERIAAMRLSPLYVSVHATEPEVRTRLLKNPRAGQILEHLAWFQEQRLQIHAQVVVCPGINDGEHLTQTLRDLARFHQGEVPAVISAAVVPVGLTRFRPEEDELVSVTTAKAQEVIAQVQALQAEFQETLGSRFAWLADEWFLIGRQDLPAEDDYEDYPQLGNGVGSIQQFLQEFHAAAEDLPDRVSPPRKLVWVVGNAVEHAFQPLCDRLNQVEGLTVEMVALASQYWGQEISVTGLITGSDLQPVLQNRDLGAGILLPSVMLKHDDTRFLDDSTVDDLAEALDTKIWIVNDVDELIDTCVYLDERSAPAALSLPNLIGEPLSDVVSGMVER; this is encoded by the coding sequence ATGAGTGAACGTTCAATTCGTCCGGCGCGTATTAGTTGTGTTTTGCCGGGAAGTATAGCTGAAGAAATCGGGTTTGAGCCGGGGGATGCGATTGTGTCCATTAATGGCGAAATTCCCCGTGACCTGATTGACTATCGCTATCTCTGTGCAGACGAGTATCTGGAACTGGACGTTCTAGACGCGAAGGGGCGATCGCACCACGTTGAAATCAAAAAAGAGTATGACGAAGATCTGGGCTTAGAGTTTGAAACGGCTTTATTTGACGGCCTGATTCAATGCAATAACCGCTGCCCCTTTTGCTTTATCGATCAGCAACCGCCGGGAATGCGCGATACGCTCTACCTCAAAGATGACGACTATCGCCTCAGTTTTCTTTACGGCAGTTACTTAACTCTGACCAACTTGACCACCCGTGAGTTTGAGCGGATTGCAGCCATGCGTCTTTCACCGCTCTATGTCTCGGTTCATGCAACCGAACCAGAGGTGAGAACTCGATTATTAAAAAATCCACGGGCAGGTCAGATTCTTGAGCACTTGGCTTGGTTCCAGGAACAGCGCTTGCAAATCCATGCCCAGGTCGTGGTCTGTCCCGGTATCAATGACGGGGAGCATCTAACGCAGACCCTCCGCGACTTAGCACGATTCCATCAGGGGGAGGTTCCGGCGGTAATTTCAGCGGCGGTGGTGCCCGTTGGCCTGACGCGCTTTCGCCCCGAAGAGGATGAACTGGTTTCGGTAACGACGGCAAAAGCGCAGGAGGTCATTGCCCAAGTCCAAGCCCTCCAAGCTGAGTTTCAGGAAACCTTGGGTTCTCGCTTTGCCTGGTTGGCGGATGAATGGTTCTTGATTGGCCGCCAAGATCTGCCTGCGGAGGATGACTATGAGGACTATCCCCAACTTGGAAATGGAGTCGGGTCGATTCAGCAGTTTTTGCAAGAATTCCACGCGGCAGCAGAGGACTTGCCAGACCGAGTCTCTCCACCGCGCAAGCTAGTTTGGGTGGTGGGAAATGCGGTAGAACATGCGTTTCAGCCGTTGTGCGATCGCCTTAATCAAGTAGAAGGTCTGACTGTTGAAATGGTCGCGCTAGCGAGTCAATACTGGGGACAGGAGATTTCAGTGACAGGTTTAATTACCGGATCAGACTTACAACCTGTACTCCAAAACAGGGATTTAGGCGCGGGGATTTTGCTGCCGTCGGTGATGCTCAAGCATGATGACACCAGATTCTTAGATGACAGCACCGTTGATGACCTTGCCGAAGCACTGGATACCAAGATTTGGATTGTCAACGATGTCGATGAACTTATTGATACCTGCGTTTATTTAGATGAACGCTCGGCTCCGGCGGCACTTAGCCTTCCAAATCTGATTGGTGAACCCTTATCTGATGTTGTGTCTGGAATGGTAGAAAGATAG
- a CDS encoding phosphoribulokinase has translation MTQRPIILGIVGDSAAGKTTLTRGIAQVLGEENVTVICTDDYHRYDRKQRAEMGISALHPDCNYLDIIQQHLGLLRTGQSILKPIYNHSTGEFDPPEYIQPSQFVIVEGLLGYSTRGMRDSYDVKVYLAPPEDLRATWKIKRDTRKRGYTEEEVIEQIRKRESDSEAFIRPQRQWADVVVTFYPPNDGSSQDDLLLNVRLVLRPTIPHPDLPLLLDSHTAELGSTVRLELERDMGKPVDVLEIDGHATAEQVRELERLMCSEVPYLGKFCSLEGNQDIGKIVGTTGETLQSYPLAITQLLITYHMLKAANVQRAMAVNS, from the coding sequence ATGACCCAACGCCCGATTATCCTCGGCATTGTTGGTGACAGCGCTGCAGGTAAAACCACGCTAACCCGAGGGATTGCTCAAGTATTGGGCGAAGAAAACGTAACGGTAATCTGCACCGACGACTACCACCGCTACGATCGCAAACAACGGGCAGAGATGGGGATTTCAGCGCTCCATCCCGACTGTAACTACCTCGATATCATCCAACAGCATTTAGGATTACTCCGCACCGGGCAATCGATTCTCAAGCCCATTTATAACCACAGCACCGGAGAGTTTGATCCACCTGAATACATTCAACCCAGCCAGTTTGTGATCGTAGAAGGACTATTGGGATACTCCACTCGCGGCATGCGGGATAGTTACGATGTTAAGGTGTATCTCGCGCCGCCAGAGGATTTACGCGCCACCTGGAAAATTAAGCGGGATACGCGCAAGCGAGGCTATACCGAAGAAGAAGTTATCGAACAAATCCGCAAACGGGAGTCAGACTCCGAAGCCTTTATTCGGCCTCAACGCCAGTGGGCAGATGTGGTTGTCACTTTCTATCCGCCGAATGATGGCTCCTCCCAAGATGATCTGCTGCTAAATGTGCGGCTGGTGCTCCGTCCTACAATTCCTCACCCTGATTTGCCCCTACTCTTAGACTCTCACACCGCCGAGTTGGGTTCTACGGTTCGGTTAGAACTAGAGCGGGATATGGGCAAACCCGTGGATGTGCTGGAAATTGATGGCCATGCTACGGCGGAGCAGGTGAGAGAACTGGAACGCTTAATGTGTAGCGAAGTGCCATACTTGGGTAAGTTTTGCAGTCTGGAAGGAAATCAAGATATCGGTAAAATCGTTGGTACGACGGGTGAAACCCTGCAAAGCTATCCTCTTGCGATTACTCAGTTGCTGATTACCTACCACATGCTGAAGGCTGCAAACGTACAGCGGGCAATGGCTGTGAATAGCTAA